The DNA sequence GCCAACTAGTCCCAATATCCATTTAGAAATTTCAAACAACTGGTGCAACTGGCTCCTGAGCGCTTCTACAGTGTTTATAAATTATACTCAAACTAGTTAAAAGATTAGAtttaaaattacattaaaatatgTACTCCAAATATTTTATCAAATACAAACTTCTACAAGAGTAGCAAGGTAACATGTGTCAGCTCTTTGTTAATTCTCTCCTTTCTACACTTTCTACACTTTTCAAAGGAAAAGCAACACGATAAGTTGTGTTGACTCTAAAATAGCAATACCTACTTTGCAATGGCAGAGCATATGCATAATCAAAGTGAACTACAATTTTATCTGTCACTGTAATAGCCCATGCTAGCTTTACTttcatagactgtaaataactAAAGACAAAGCATCCGTGATGTCATCTGTATGTTTCCGTAGATAGCCAGGcggtggaagcaggaagcttgtgCTGTAAGTGAGCACCTGCGTGTCACTCAAAGTGGACACACCCATAGTTATACACAATTCTAGGACtcaatatatatatctatatatatagtgttATTGAAAAGGCACTAATCAATATATCaatttttgtaccaggctgtagcAGTGGACTAGACCATTGACAGCCTTGCTCACATGCAGCCATATGTCTACAGTAGTTTACTGGCAGGCAAAAGTCCAGCACTTTAGCTTTAAGGATAAAGTACATCCTTAACTATTTTCCAGGAAACAGCTTGAAGAATAAGGGCCACCATGAACTCTTGAATACCTGCAATTAGGTGcttatatttgtattttctgtAGGTGAGTATCAATCAAAACATAATTATTGATAAGATGTAGACTGTTGGATATTCTTGTGGTGCAAAACTATCCATTTTACATTTATCACTGTTGGTCGATTTATAGTTTAATCTTTAAGtttatcaaaaacaaaacactctgAGCAGTGCCaaaaatgccacacacacacacacacacacacaccagcctctTTTAGTAGACTGTCAGTGATGTTTTTATTCCTGGTGCTTTTTTCCTGCATCCTCCCAGCACAGATTTACTGTAGGTGCATGAGTTAACAGTAGGAGTTCTTGTCATTCAGATCTCTgaatttttggtgtttttgtagTTAAATTTGTGTAATTGTATGGTTTATACAGTTGTATGTCTTCCAGTGAAGTTGGTCCAGTTGCACAAAATAAGCCCTCTGGTGGCTGTTTCAGGTATTAACTGAGTGTCAGGAATAATTTTGGATAGTCAGGTAAGATGGAGGAAAGTGAAGTCTGCATTTGCTAaatagagatttttttttaatgtgaagtCTGTGAAATAGTTCTAGCTATGTTTGTTCTCTTTCTCTGAATGATTCCTCTGATGCACAGTGACAATCAACCTCAATAAAGACTTAACATGTATACTTGTCTCCTCTGCCACAGAAATGTGAGGTGTCCCTAATAAGATCTGACTTGTGTTGCCACACTGTTACGGATCATTTTTGGGGCACAAGatgtttttattacttttttttggtAGAACTTGTTGATGGCCCTCTGTTCCAGAGCATCCTTGGAAAGTTGACCAAAGGTATGTCCACACATGAACATGTATCCTGCAGGGTGATGCAGAGTtagactttgttgtttttatgttttgttcagTTTACAGTTCACTGTGAagccttgttgtgtgtgtgtgttgggagcaCAGACCTGGGATGTGTCCTGTGAATGATGTCACCATGCCCCTGACTGGTGGATGGATATTGGGCATAGTATGGTTCTTATTGCTGGGGACGTCTCTGGTCTGCTGCATATGAAACTTGCTCAGTGCCTGGCTGGTGATGAGAGGGTAGCTTTTGCCTATTAGGGAGCGAGCCCTTGGCACATGTCCTGTAAATCCTGCAAAAAGACATCTGCATTAACAAAGCCTGCACTTTACACAGTTTCTATCCTCTTTTAACCCATTGCTTATGTTGGAAATCATAATGTGTGAGAGCTTTTTCAGTTCTATAGTGCAATTTAGGTAATAATTAGGTAAAATCAACAGTAAGACACTGATAGTTTTTTAGGATATTGTACacccctccctctgtttacctgAGATATGGAACTCTTTGTTATCATCCATCAAATGTGGTTTATCACCAGGAGTGTTGGTCTCTGAAGGCCTGTAGGTGATCACTTTGTCAGAGGTCACTTTCGGAGGAGATTTTGGTGTCTGTGCCAAAGGATATAACAGAGAATAGTGTGTGAGTCAGAGATCATATGATCAATACtataaaaatgaagaaatcaGTAGGCTATATAAACCTAAACACAAAGTTCAAAATGAGAGCATGCCTATCTGGAAAGCTGATCATGTTCTTCCCTCTTTTTTTAAGTTGGATTACATTACAGTCAACTGACACTGAGGTTAGATAATTAAACAAGTGAACCTACTTGgaggtgttggtgtgtgtgtgtgtgtgtgtaagatagAGGTTACATCAATCTGTAGACTTGTGCCGTTGACGATAAGCGGTAGATCTCTTGGTATCTTCTGGAgtctctgctgcttttcctgGTAAAACTCGGTCAGTGCTTTCTGGCATATTTCAGAGTAGTTGTAGGAGAAGTAGTTCCTGCTTTTTGGGATGAAGCCTAAAACAGCAACAAGCAGAGGTGATGATTGTAACAAATTGTGATAAATAATACACATGGTGTTGGCACACTGATGAAATTCCTCTCAACACAAGTGAGAGGGCTGTTTTGATTGGTACATGCTTTACTAATCGACCGCCTGCTCACCTCACTGTCTATGTTCTGTTCACATTGTTCTAGCATCTTAATAATTCAGCAGTTTGGACACAGATAACTTGGTCTCAAGTTGTTGTGAAAAGTCACATTTAAAGGCCTGTGTCCAGATTTCAGTCATAACTACACAAAGCAGCTGACTGGCTGTCAGTGGCCAATCACAGTTACAGCTCCTAAATGTTATTAAACTGTGTAGGCTCCTTTGTCATATGAACTAATCCCCTCTGAGGTGTTCAGTTTCTTTGTTGGCCCCCGGAGCTCAGAGTACCTGTGTATCCAGGTATCATCCTCTTCAAGTTACTGTCAGACTTTACAGTGGGGACATGACCCGTCTGTTGGATGTGGTGGTTGGAGGGTTTCGCCACAGGACTAGTGTCAGACTCTGGGTCTGGGGCGTGATCCTTCAGGACTAGGCATTTAGAGTGTTTCACCTCAGCACTGGCCAGCAGCTCAGCTGTTAGCCTGGCATAGGATTTCCCCATACAGAACCTCATCTGTGGGCAATATCCTGTGTAGCTGTAATGCATCAGTAGAAACATATCAAACAGATCATTTTTGATAGAGATTAGATAATTTTGATGGCACATATATTGCaacattttttacatgtaatgATAATTATATGGAATATTAaaatttaacattaaaatgttcTGTATGCTTGTAACAATGGAAACTCTTCAATCAACACCTGTACCTGTAGCGTTATAACATAACAATAAATCATCACGTCATTTAGATGTTTTGGCATCAGGAGACTCACCCTGGGATATAATGTGGTTCTGCTGTAAAGAGGAGTTTAGGTGCGTATTTCTCCATGTTGGTCCCGCTGATGCAGGCGCAGAGCACAGTGTTTACTGGTTGCTACAGAGAATCAAGCCGAAACAAACTGCAGGCGCTCACTGTCACCGACGTGTCTACAGAAACGTCCCTTACGCACATTGGACAGTGGGCATACACTCGTTTTATTAGCAGATTTATTGTAGCAGAATATTTGTAGATTTGTATCTCACGTGGTTCTGAAACAGACGCTGAATAATGTCAAAACTTTATCGTGTTTTAAATTaagtttaaacatttaaatggtgAGAGTAACACATTAATCcggattgtatttttttaaacaacgaCGACCCCTAGCGATGGTCTGCAAGAAGTGCGAGGAAAAGTAAAAGTTTATGACATGCTTAGGTCAAGTATGGATtggtttatgtatttattttattgattacattttatttattcattactAGTTCAATCACTTCCATCAGTGCAGCAGTAAATGTCGGTGTGTGTGCTatctgagcctgtgtgtgacCCATGTCACTGTTCACCTGCAGAATGTGAGAGTCCATTCTACACATTCCTGCACTCTCTGATAAATCTTTGTTGAAGTGACAAAGCGTCTTTTTCACTGTTCCTTCTCACACTTCTGCTTTTCACGCACATACCTGAACACTGAGGAATCTCTGCAGATTAGCTGCCTGCCATGTAAAGGCATGCAGATCATTTCAGTTTCCATCTGAGCTTGTCGGAGTGCTTAATCTGAATCTTGCTGTTTAATCATCATTACTGAATTCTCAGTGCTGTCTGTGAATACAGATAATTTCCAGATTAAATCTGTGTGATCATGTCCTGGCTTGTTGTTCAGTTTTGGATTTCCTACAGATGTGAGGGCAAATCGGACTGTTCACATAGCATTGCAGCTGAATCACCTTTTTTTCTCAGTATTTGGTGACAGGAAGGAGCGGGTATCAACACGTTGTGCTGAGAGGCGTGGTGCGTGAACGGAGGCGGATCTCATGGGATGTTTCAAATTCTACATCAGCAGTTCACCTTAGCCAATAACTGTGTGGGttgtcatttttctttcagGTTCAGCACCAGAGGtgtgaaggacagaggagaTCCTTGACATGAATTTATACAGGAGCTTTGGAAACCTTTTGGAGGCTTGGGTGACTGAAGGAAGTCCATATCCGGACTCAGAGTGGCTTGGAAATAATGCCGAAGACTCTGTTACACCTTCCTCTGACATGGGAACTAACCTGCGCTCAGAATCGGTGGACTCTGGAGTGGAGACAGCCAGCTCTGACATGTCTTTTCTTGCTACTTCCAGCTCTGTCTTAACGGATAACACAGACTTGTTTATGCCTCAAAGTGAAGGAGTCACTCCAGCATCCAACTCTGagtctcctcttctctcctctcatgtgccttcctcttcctcttcttcgtcCCCTCGTCCCATCAGAGCTGAAAAAGAATCCTCTGCCTTCCACCTAAAAGTGGAGCAAGCACTACAACGGATAGACTCTAAATGCTTGAAGGACAACCCAAAGCCCCTGACGGTGGATGAGGTGCTCAGGCGGCGGCCTCGGGCATCTTCTCTGCCCAAACGGCACACACCAGGGTTAgtgagaggtcaaaggtcagagagttcctccctaagGCGGACAGCCAACACATCTGTCCCTGTCAGGCAGATGTCAGAAATGCTCAGACGACCTCAGTCAATGAGATGTGACAAGCAGAGACACGAGGTGAGATACCAGTTATGTCACAGAGTGATGTGTTTTGTAGGTCTTGGCTTCATACATTACATAAGTTACATGTCTGGTCTTGTAGAACACAAGTTTGTAAAATGTTAAAGAAACACCTGGGAGAGAGTCTCACAAGTTTAACAAGGCCTGTACTTTTACTTCAGTTACTCATTCACAAAGTTgctcttaaaaataaagtagGGCAGACATGTCATTACTCACACAGGATCGCTTTCATGCTCACAACTTGTCACAAGCCCGTCTTCAATGAAAGGGATCATAAACCAGTCCGTCCGGGTGACAGGCATGACGGGAATGGATGGAGACAAGAGGGGGAAGTTTAGCATTCTGTGGTTTTTCTAATGTTTTTAACCAGAAAAGGGGGGCGGTGGCGAAATGGTGTCATGATTTGGATTTGATTTTCACCTCTGAAGTGAGACACATTGTTCTTCACATCAGTGTGAAAATCAGTCCACGCCGGCAGCACAAACATAGTTGCTGAAACAACAGGATTAAGTGTAACATTTACATCTAATTAGGCTGCTTCTAAATGTTTGTTTAGTccttgggtgtgtgtgtgtgtttatttccttGTATTCTCTTGGCCAGGGTTTAATGGCTTTGGGCAATACAACACAGAGAAGCTGTGTCATAATTGAACAATTATATACTTTTGTAATTATGTTTAATTACAAAAgtctaaatgtgtttaatgatcGTGGAGTAAAAGCTACATCAGGATATTCTGGTTGAGATTGTTCTGGTTGTAGAATAAGATTCATGAACAATTTTTTTCACTTAATAATATATAGGTCATGATGGCTCTAGAGGACATTTGAGAACGACATCATTGGTTTCATCCTTAGAGAACCAGGATAGTCATTGACATATTTTGTCTATAAGATATACATAGCACTAAtaacatagttttttttaagaatgcAGAGAGGGTGCATTGTATTTTTCAGAAGACTTACACTCTCCTTCCTCATTCGCTTGTGCAGAGCTGTGCTGTCGAGCAGACAACCGAGCTGAGTCCTGGCCTCTGCTACTTAGAGCAGGTGTGTAAAACACTGGAAGAAATTGCCAGACGGCAGATGCACAGCCGAGGCTTACAGTTTGAGATGGATGCCCTGTGGGAACATGAAGACATGCAGGTGAGCTGGGTGACAACATTCACGTTTGACACCTTTAGGTAGACAGTTAAGAGAATGTCCCTGTTTCCACGGttttacaaaaacataacaaaggCATGAAGCTTGTAAAATTGGTGATGACAGGATGTCTTCTTGCAGCTTGAGGGTTTATGTGAATTAAACCATTGTCTTTCTCACGTCTTGATTTTCTATGAGGCTGCTGACACATGTCAGAGCGACTGTATAGCTGCTGAGGAGGAGCCGTATTCTTGTCAAAGGTTTGAAAAGGCAGAGAACCAAAGAAGTTCCAGTGAAAGGCAGCGGCGGAAACATGGACATTTTCGGCAGCGATCAGCTTCAGACACAACTATTGCAACATTGCATTTAAGTGAGTCATCATTCATGTGTTTCTTTTCCTGATTGCCTGTAATGGAAGTTTTGTTGTATGGTTATGCAAATCTGGACTACTATGCTGTGTCATAATGAATAATTATATCG is a window from the Parambassis ranga chromosome 12, fParRan2.1, whole genome shotgun sequence genome containing:
- the cimip2b gene encoding ciliary microtubule inner protein 2B, with the protein product MEKYAPKLLFTAEPHYIPGYTGYCPQMRFCMGKSYARLTAELLASAEVKHSKCLVLKDHAPDPDNLKRMIPGYTGFIPKSRNYFSYNYSEICQKALTEFYQEKQQRLQKIPRDLPLIVNGTSLQIDTPKSPPKVTSDKVITYRPSETNTPGDKPHLMDDNKEFHISGFTGHVPRARSLIGKSYPLITSQALSKFHMQQTRDVPSNKNHTMPNIHPPVRGMVTSFTGHIPGYMFMCGHTFGQLSKDALEQRAINKFYQKKVIKTSCAPKMIRNSVATQVRSY
- the LOC114443325 gene encoding uncharacterized protein LOC114443325, with the protein product MNLYRSFGNLLEAWVTEGSPYPDSEWLGNNAEDSVTPSSDMGTNLRSESVDSGVETASSDMSFLATSSSVLTDNTDLFMPQSEGVTPASNSESPLLSSHVPSSSSSSSPRPIRAEKESSAFHLKVEQALQRIDSKCLKDNPKPLTVDEVLRRRPRASSLPKRHTPGLVRGQRSESSSLRRTANTSVPVRQMSEMLRRPQSMRCDKQRHESCAVEQTTELSPGLCYLEQVCKTLEEIARRQMHSRGLQFEMDALWEHEDMQAADTCQSDCIAAEEEPYSCQRFEKAENQRSSSERQRRKHGHFRQRSASDTTIATLHLKKLSTASRGQHLSTHDLLEKEEEQHEKQSTKEEPNNRSWRLKIGSLRREQSALSDTKSQQMQSPEKKSTRRRLSQLFKRRGKAQ